The proteins below are encoded in one region of Methanobrevibacter sp.:
- a CDS encoding transposase → FEWYKPEAEGVVFVDAKNTSKTCHKCGHINENLDVKTRDWICPKCGEKLDRDVNAAINILNRWNPRGLPRKHSIND, encoded by the coding sequence TTTGAATGGTACAAGCCAGAAGCTGAAGGAGTAGTGTTTGTTGATGCCAAAAATACCAGTAAAACATGCCACAAATGTGGCCATATAAATGAAAATTTAGATGTGAAAACACGAGATTGGATTTGCCCGAAATGCGGTGAAAAATTAGATAGGGATGTCAATGCTGCTATTAACATACTTAACCGGTGGAACCCCAGGGGATTGCCTAGAAAGCACTCAATAAACGATTGA